In the genome of Gloeotrichia echinulata CP02, one region contains:
- a CDS encoding NAD-dependent epimerase/dehydratase family protein codes for MQNSRVLITGGAGLVGSHIADLLVKEGVSEIIVLDNFTRGQLKNLAWTKEQGPLVIVEGDIRDQKLLGEVMQGVDIVFHQAAIRITQCAEEPRLALEVLADGTFNVLEAAVKAKVKKVVAASSASIYGMAEEFPTTESHHPYNNRTIYGAAKTFNEGLLRSFYDMYGLNYVALRYFNVYGPRMDIYGVYTEVLIRWMERIAAGQPPLIFGDGKQTMDFVYIEDIARANILAAKADVTDDVFNIASSVESSLNDLAYSLAKVMGSDLQPEYGPERKVNPVARRLADVSKAKKLLGFEAEISLEEGLRRLVSWWREQKLTKEATNV; via the coding sequence ATGCAAAATAGTCGAGTATTAATTACCGGTGGTGCAGGTCTAGTAGGCTCCCATATTGCCGATTTGTTAGTCAAAGAAGGAGTATCTGAAATTATTGTTTTAGATAACTTCACCCGTGGACAACTGAAAAACCTCGCCTGGACAAAAGAGCAAGGTCCATTGGTAATTGTGGAAGGCGATATCCGCGATCAAAAACTCCTTGGGGAAGTGATGCAAGGTGTGGATATAGTTTTTCATCAAGCCGCAATTCGCATTACCCAATGTGCTGAAGAACCGCGTTTAGCCTTAGAAGTTTTAGCAGATGGGACCTTCAATGTTTTGGAAGCAGCGGTAAAAGCGAAGGTAAAAAAGGTAGTAGCTGCTTCATCAGCATCAATTTATGGTATGGCGGAGGAATTTCCCACCACGGAATCCCATCACCCCTACAATAACCGCACCATCTACGGTGCAGCCAAGACCTTTAATGAAGGATTGTTACGCAGTTTCTACGATATGTATGGGCTGAATTATGTCGCGTTGCGATACTTTAATGTATACGGACCGCGAATGGATATTTACGGTGTATATACGGAAGTGCTAATTCGTTGGATGGAGCGCATCGCCGCAGGTCAGCCGCCATTGATTTTCGGTGATGGTAAACAGACAATGGACTTTGTGTATATCGAAGACATTGCTAGAGCGAATATCTTGGCTGCCAAAGCGGATGTTACTGATGACGTATTTAACATTGCCAGTAGTGTAGAAAGTAGCCTGAATGACCTAGCTTATAGTTTAGCTAAGGTGATGGGGTCAGATTTACAACCAGAATATGGCCCAGAACGCAAAGTCAACCCCGTAGCCCGCCGACTAGCAGATGTGAGCAAAGCCAAGAAATTACTCGGTTTTGAGGCAGAAATCTCCCTAGAAGAGGGATTGCGGCGGTTAGTAAGTTGGTGGCGGGAACAAAAGCTGA
- a CDS encoding methionyl-tRNA formyltransferase, translating to MNVLLIGIGTTTLSALESLISQCHVQAVARNIDTTLNTEDPVVNLAQQLNIPIFPDTSQKAIKALILKFQPDCVVVSSYNQILPPSLIELSTFINVHYSPLPQYRGRANVNWAMINDEPCAAISIHKISPDLDQGNILFQQLIPIHVDDTVGVLYEKLNQIQRQHLGETVVNSWNGYEGIEQNNAEATYCCTRLPEDGEINWSGSTRSIDCLIRALAPPFPGAYTYFEGKKLLIWQAKYVDHPPKYVGRIPGRVIGRSKTEGFVDVLTGEGVLRILQVQLAPEERTAAANIIKSVKTTLGLRISDLLNHIQILEAEITKLKEDAK from the coding sequence GTGAATGTACTGCTGATTGGTATTGGTACGACCACCTTGAGTGCCTTGGAATCATTAATTTCCCAGTGTCATGTGCAAGCAGTGGCGAGAAATATAGACACCACATTGAATACAGAAGACCCTGTGGTGAATCTAGCACAGCAACTGAATATTCCCATCTTTCCAGATACCTCACAAAAAGCAATTAAAGCACTCATTTTAAAATTTCAGCCTGATTGTGTGGTAGTTTCTTCCTATAATCAAATTTTGCCACCATCACTGATTGAACTCTCTACATTTATCAATGTTCATTATTCGCCATTACCCCAATATCGGGGACGTGCCAACGTTAATTGGGCGATGATTAATGATGAACCTTGTGCAGCGATAAGTATTCATAAAATTTCACCTGATTTAGATCAGGGGAATATTTTGTTTCAGCAATTAATTCCGATTCACGTTGATGACACTGTTGGGGTATTATATGAGAAGTTAAATCAAATTCAGAGGCAACATTTAGGAGAAACAGTTGTAAATTCCTGGAATGGCTATGAAGGCATAGAGCAAAATAACGCTGAAGCTACTTATTGTTGTACTCGCCTTCCCGAAGATGGTGAAATTAATTGGTCAGGTTCCACCAGAAGCATAGATTGTTTGATTCGGGCATTAGCCCCGCCTTTTCCTGGTGCTTATACTTACTTTGAAGGCAAAAAGTTGCTGATTTGGCAAGCCAAGTATGTAGATCATCCCCCCAAGTATGTAGGACGCATTCCCGGAAGAGTCATTGGCAGATCTAAAACAGAAGGTTTTGTTGATGTTCTCACAGGTGAGGGCGTGCTGAGAATTTTGCAAGTGCAATTGGCACCAGAAGAAAGAACAGCAGCAGCAAATATAATTAAGTCTGTGAAAACCACTTTAGGTTTACGCATTTCCGATTTGCTAAATCATATTCAAATCCTGGAAGCAGAAATTACCAAACTAAAAGAAGATGCAAAATAG
- a CDS encoding DegT/DnrJ/EryC1/StrS family aminotransferase translates to MIPFVDLKTQYLSIKDEIDTAVLKVLESTQFILGNEVKLLEQEFADYCNADYGIAVNTGTSALHLALLAAGIGTGDEVITVSFTFIATAAAICYTGATPVFVDIDPVSYTIDVTKIEQAITERTKAILPVHLYGQPADMEPILEIARGHGLIVIEDAAQAHGAEYKGQRVGSIGDIGCFSFYPGKNLGAYGEGGMVVTNNPEYARTMQMLRDWGQERRYHHVLKGYNYRMDGIQGAILRVKLRYIEAWTEARITHAAQYNQLLANSAITTPIALPHNRHVYHIYAVRTIERERLQQELNQLGIQTGIHYPIPVHLQTAYADLGYQCGDFLHTELAARQVLSLPMYPELTAAQISTVSESLQKILQGVSVE, encoded by the coding sequence GTGATTCCATTTGTAGATCTCAAAACTCAGTACCTGAGCATCAAAGACGAAATAGACACCGCCGTTTTAAAAGTCCTAGAAAGTACCCAATTCATCTTAGGTAATGAAGTAAAACTTTTAGAACAAGAGTTTGCAGATTACTGCAATGCTGATTATGGCATCGCTGTCAATACAGGTACTAGCGCCCTCCATCTAGCATTATTAGCCGCTGGCATTGGTACTGGTGACGAAGTAATTACCGTATCTTTCACCTTCATTGCTACAGCAGCAGCAATTTGTTATACCGGAGCCACACCAGTTTTCGTAGATATTGACCCGGTTTCCTACACAATCGATGTCACCAAAATAGAACAAGCGATCACTGAACGTACTAAGGCCATTCTGCCTGTACATTTATACGGTCAACCAGCGGATATGGAGCCAATTTTAGAAATTGCTCGTGGTCATGGTTTGATTGTGATCGAAGATGCAGCCCAAGCTCATGGTGCCGAGTACAAGGGTCAGCGCGTAGGTAGTATAGGCGACATTGGTTGTTTTAGCTTTTACCCTGGTAAGAACTTAGGTGCTTACGGAGAGGGAGGCATGGTAGTTACCAATAATCCCGAATATGCCCGCACCATGCAGATGCTACGGGACTGGGGTCAAGAACGGAGGTATCACCATGTCCTCAAGGGTTATAACTATCGCATGGATGGCATCCAAGGCGCTATTTTACGGGTGAAGTTGCGTTACATCGAAGCGTGGACAGAAGCCAGAATCACACATGCAGCACAATATAATCAACTCTTGGCAAACTCTGCCATCACTACACCCATAGCACTGCCTCACAATCGCCACGTTTACCATATCTACGCCGTGCGAACTATCGAGCGGGAACGGCTACAACAGGAGCTAAATCAGCTGGGCATTCAAACAGGTATTCATTATCCCATCCCTGTCCACCTGCAAACAGCCTACGCCGATTTAGGGTATCAGTGTGGTGATTTTCTCCACACAGAACTAGCCGCTAGACAAGTCCTATCCCTGCCCATGTATCCTGAACTCACCGCTGCACAAATTAGCACTGTTAGCGAAAGTCTCCAGAAAATTCTTCAGGGAGTGTCAGTTGAATGA
- a CDS encoding Gfo/Idh/MocA family oxidoreductase produces MINIAVIGYGYWGPNLVRNFAEIPGAKVTKVCDFKPELLAKVQARYPTIEVTTDCQEVFTDSKIDAVAIATPVSTHFDLALAALQAGKHVLVEKPITTTSEQAMRLIEEAEKRRLVLMVDHTFVYTGAVRKMHDLIATKTLGDIYYYDSVRVNLGLFQHDVNVIWDLAVHDLSIMNYVLPSQPYAVSACGISHVSGEPENIAYLTLFFENNLIAHIHVNWLAPVKVRRTLIGGSQRMIVYDDLEPSEKLKIYDKGITLNGNSESVYQMLIGYRTGDMWSPKLDITEALRTEGLHFINCIQKGDRPITDGEAGMRVVRILEAATESMKKQGRLIELNLAEVAA; encoded by the coding sequence ATGATTAATATCGCAGTAATTGGCTATGGTTATTGGGGTCCTAATCTGGTAAGAAATTTCGCCGAAATTCCAGGTGCAAAGGTCACAAAAGTCTGCGATTTTAAACCAGAACTATTAGCAAAGGTGCAGGCTCGCTATCCAACCATCGAAGTCACCACAGATTGTCAAGAAGTATTTACAGACTCCAAAATTGACGCAGTGGCGATCGCCACACCAGTTTCCACCCACTTTGACTTAGCCTTAGCCGCATTACAGGCTGGGAAGCATGTACTCGTAGAGAAACCGATAACCACGACCTCAGAGCAAGCAATGCGCTTGATTGAGGAAGCAGAAAAACGCCGCCTAGTGCTGATGGTAGATCACACCTTTGTTTATACAGGTGCTGTACGCAAAATGCACGACCTAATTGCCACCAAGACCCTAGGCGATATTTACTACTACGATTCTGTACGAGTCAACCTAGGACTGTTTCAGCATGATGTCAATGTCATCTGGGATTTGGCAGTTCACGACCTTTCCATCATGAACTATGTCTTACCATCCCAGCCCTATGCTGTTTCAGCTTGTGGCATCAGTCATGTATCAGGAGAACCCGAAAATATCGCTTACTTGACCTTATTTTTTGAGAATAACTTAATTGCTCATATTCATGTCAACTGGCTAGCACCAGTGAAAGTGCGCCGCACACTAATTGGTGGTAGTCAACGGATGATTGTGTACGATGACTTGGAACCTAGCGAGAAGCTGAAGATTTACGACAAAGGAATTACCCTCAATGGCAATTCCGAAAGCGTGTACCAAATGTTAATTGGTTATCGTACAGGAGATATGTGGTCTCCCAAGTTAGATATAACAGAAGCACTGCGGACAGAAGGATTACACTTCATCAATTGCATTCAAAAAGGCGATCGCCCCATTACCGATGGGGAAGCAGGAATGCGGGTAGTGAGAATACTCGAAGCTGCAACCGAGTCTATGAAGAAACAAGGCCGATTAATTGAACTGAACCTAGCAGAGGTAGCAGCGTGA
- a CDS encoding acyltransferase: MAINDNVKLGKNVKIFHPNLVNLYDCEIGDDTKIGTFVEIQKNVSVGDRCKISSHSFLCEGVIIEDEVFIGHGVMFTNDLYPRATNEDGTLKTDDDWYPIKTVVKRCASIGSNATILPGVTIGEKAIIGSGAVVTHDVADYAIVVGVPARTIGDVRNRSQNTEITSSFS; this comes from the coding sequence ATGGCAATAAATGATAACGTAAAGTTAGGCAAAAACGTCAAGATTTTTCATCCTAATCTCGTGAACCTCTACGATTGCGAGATTGGCGATGACACGAAGATTGGTACATTTGTGGAGATCCAGAAAAATGTCAGCGTAGGGGATCGATGTAAAATTTCATCACACAGTTTTCTGTGTGAGGGCGTCATCATTGAAGATGAAGTGTTTATTGGTCATGGAGTCATGTTCACCAATGACCTTTATCCCCGTGCAACCAATGAAGATGGCACCTTGAAAACTGACGATGACTGGTATCCAATCAAGACCGTAGTAAAGCGCTGTGCATCTATTGGCAGTAACGCTACCATCCTACCAGGGGTAACTATTGGGGAAAAAGCCATAATTGGTTCTGGAGCCGTAGTCACTCACGATGTTGCTGATTATGCAATTGTGGTGGGAGTCCCCGCACGTACCATAGGTGATGTTCGCAATCGCTCCCAAAACACGGAAATCACAAGCAGTTTTAGCTAA
- a CDS encoding polysaccharide ABC transporter ATP-binding protein: MSDSVIRVESLAKKYIISHQQESSGRANYKALRDVIADGAKSLAKKFSNSAGKKIPNPASEEFWALNDVSFEIKQGEAIGVIGRNGAGKSTLLKILSRITEPSKGRIAIKGRVASLLEVGTGFHPELTGRENIYLNGSVLGMSRVEIKKKFDEIVAFAEVEKFLDTPVKRYSSGMYVRLAFAVAAHLEPEILIVDEVLAVGDSAFQKKCLGKMGDVATKEGRTVLFVSHSMPAIAQLTKRCILLSKGDVQWDGNTNKAVQLYLTDQKDDSQPRGYYQAPENKTGNYLAWVKAHTSEGAGIHSWGEPITFEFALHITKPHESLWFSFQVVNSLQQPICINWFYEPQAPFRQEAGTFILRCEIPKFRLYMGAYSLITWLSERRSDTLLESLKYICQFEITMHNFERPEYQWQHDECTYLEDVIWESVEKIS, from the coding sequence ATGTCTGATAGTGTAATTCGGGTAGAAAGTCTCGCCAAAAAATATATAATTAGTCATCAACAGGAGAGTTCCGGGCGAGCCAACTACAAAGCTCTACGTGATGTAATTGCTGATGGAGCTAAGTCGCTGGCCAAGAAATTTAGCAACTCTGCTGGTAAAAAAATTCCCAATCCAGCTTCAGAAGAATTTTGGGCATTGAATGATGTTTCTTTTGAGATTAAACAAGGTGAAGCCATTGGCGTTATTGGACGCAACGGTGCAGGGAAATCGACGCTCTTAAAAATTTTGAGCCGGATCACCGAACCATCTAAGGGACGCATCGCCATTAAAGGCCGAGTCGCCAGCCTGCTAGAAGTAGGGACGGGATTTCACCCAGAACTGACAGGAAGGGAGAATATTTATCTCAACGGCTCAGTTTTAGGGATGAGTAGAGTTGAAATTAAAAAGAAATTTGATGAAATTGTCGCCTTTGCAGAAGTAGAGAAGTTTTTAGACACCCCGGTAAAACGCTATTCATCAGGGATGTATGTCCGCCTAGCCTTTGCGGTCGCAGCACATCTGGAGCCGGAAATTTTAATTGTTGATGAAGTTCTCGCAGTTGGCGATTCCGCATTTCAGAAAAAATGTTTAGGCAAAATGGGGGATGTAGCAACCAAAGAAGGACGCACAGTTTTGTTCGTTAGTCATAGTATGCCAGCTATTGCCCAGCTGACTAAACGTTGCATACTGCTGTCCAAAGGTGATGTTCAGTGGGATGGTAATACTAACAAAGCCGTGCAGTTATATCTTACTGATCAAAAAGATGATTCTCAACCACGAGGTTATTACCAAGCGCCGGAAAACAAAACTGGCAATTATCTAGCTTGGGTAAAGGCACATACTTCTGAAGGTGCAGGGATTCACAGTTGGGGAGAACCAATTACCTTTGAATTTGCGCTACACATAACTAAACCCCATGAAAGTTTGTGGTTTTCATTTCAAGTAGTAAATTCTTTACAACAACCCATTTGTATTAACTGGTTTTACGAACCTCAAGCTCCATTTCGTCAGGAAGCAGGAACATTTATTCTTCGCTGTGAAATTCCTAAATTTCGGCTCTACATGGGTGCATACAGCTTAATAACTTGGTTGTCTGAACGTCGCAGCGACACTTTACTAGAAAGCCTCAAATATATTTGCCAGTTTGAAATTACCATGCACAATTTTGAGCGCCCAGAGTATCAATGGCAACATGACGAATGTACTTATTTAGAAGATGTTATTTGGGAATCTGTAGAGAAAATATCATAA
- a CDS encoding ABC transporter permease has translation MSSQEIVSKPELVIEAGRTERQYWQDLWRYRELLYFLAWRDILVRYKQTVIGIAWALIRPFLTMVVFTVVFGNLAKLPSEGAPYPILVFAAMLPWQFFANALGECSGSLISNSNLISKVYFPRLIVPISAVIVSFVDFMISGMIMLGLMAWYNFVPDWRILTLPLFISIAFAASMGVGLWLAALNVEYRDFRYIVPFIMQFGLYISPVGFSSSIVPEQWRFLYSLNPMVGVIDGFRWAIIGGDAKIYWPGFTLSLALVLLLLASGIWYFRRMERTFADVI, from the coding sequence ATGAGTAGTCAAGAGATTGTCTCAAAGCCTGAGTTGGTAATTGAAGCTGGACGCACAGAGCGCCAATATTGGCAAGACCTGTGGCGCTATCGGGAACTTTTATATTTTCTCGCTTGGCGTGATATTTTAGTCCGCTATAAGCAAACCGTGATTGGTATAGCTTGGGCGCTGATTCGACCATTTTTAACAATGGTAGTGTTCACCGTGGTATTTGGCAACTTAGCAAAATTACCTTCAGAGGGCGCACCATATCCGATTCTGGTATTTGCGGCGATGTTACCTTGGCAATTTTTTGCCAATGCCTTAGGAGAGTGCAGTGGTAGTTTAATTAGTAATAGCAATCTGATATCAAAGGTTTACTTCCCACGTCTAATTGTCCCCATCAGCGCTGTAATTGTCAGCTTTGTAGATTTCATGATTTCGGGGATGATTATGTTGGGGCTAATGGCTTGGTATAACTTTGTTCCCGATTGGCGGATACTGACACTACCGCTATTTATCAGTATAGCCTTTGCCGCTTCGATGGGAGTTGGGCTGTGGCTAGCAGCGTTAAATGTCGAATACCGAGACTTTCGCTACATTGTGCCATTTATTATGCAGTTTGGATTATATATATCACCAGTAGGTTTTAGTAGCAGTATAGTGCCAGAACAGTGGCGCTTCCTATATTCTTTGAACCCAATGGTGGGCGTCATTGATGGTTTCCGCTGGGCGATTATAGGTGGAGATGCCAAAATTTATTGGCCGGGGTTCACACTATCTTTGGCATTAGTTTTACTTTTGCTCGCAAGTGGTATTTGGTACTTCCGCAGAATGGAACGGACGTTTGCTGACGTAATTTAG
- a CDS encoding glycosyltransferase family 4 protein has protein sequence MRLNEWINQKFLQSISTEIETQNQDSQKTQQSIKLSVITQFFPPDYAATGQLIEELVRNLGQQGVDIEVFTSQPGYAFHSSSAPGIENLGKVRIQRSRTAQLWPGRIRGKAVNGVLYTLRAALHMLTTWRRSNVLLLTTAPPFLPVIGYLAYLLFRLPYVCILYDLYPDIAIALGVVSKDNWLVRLWQNLNQQIWLNAKGIVVLSPGMKQQVLANCPQIADKISVIHSWADPEQIMPIAKQENWFAWKHNLVNKFTVLYSGNMGRCHDMDTILEAAKYLQDEPIQFVCIGGGAKRDDVIKQVNQLGLNNFLFLPYQDKQVLPYSLTACDLSLVSVDASSESLVVPSKLYSALASGRPVGVICSRSSYLRQFISEAKCGCTFDNGDSLNLAEFIRLLSRDQQLGEKMGRAGRQYLRSHFTPRIISQQYLDVLQQALIPDSDTVMTMSQSTTK, from the coding sequence ATGAGACTTAATGAATGGATTAATCAAAAATTTTTGCAATCCATTTCTACTGAGATAGAGACTCAAAACCAGGATTCTCAAAAAACTCAGCAATCTATCAAATTGTCTGTTATCACCCAATTCTTCCCACCAGACTACGCTGCTACGGGACAATTGATTGAAGAACTCGTGAGAAATTTAGGGCAGCAAGGGGTAGATATTGAGGTTTTTACCAGCCAACCTGGATACGCATTTCATTCTTCTAGCGCTCCAGGGATTGAAAATTTGGGTAAAGTGCGAATTCAGCGATCGCGAACAGCGCAACTCTGGCCAGGTCGGATTCGCGGTAAAGCTGTCAATGGGGTGCTGTACACTTTGCGTGCAGCACTCCATATGCTGACGACTTGGCGTCGTAGCAATGTATTATTATTGACCACGGCTCCACCGTTTTTGCCAGTAATAGGATATTTGGCTTATCTCTTGTTTCGACTTCCTTATGTCTGCATACTCTACGACCTATACCCCGATATTGCCATTGCTCTAGGGGTAGTCTCAAAGGATAACTGGCTAGTGCGACTTTGGCAGAACCTCAATCAACAGATTTGGCTCAACGCCAAGGGAATTGTGGTTCTCAGTCCGGGGATGAAACAACAGGTGCTGGCAAATTGTCCACAGATAGCTGATAAAATTTCTGTGATTCACAGTTGGGCAGACCCTGAGCAGATTATGCCCATTGCCAAGCAAGAAAACTGGTTTGCTTGGAAGCATAACCTCGTGAACAAATTTACCGTACTCTACTCCGGTAACATGGGGCGCTGTCATGATATGGATACTATCCTAGAAGCGGCAAAATATTTGCAAGATGAGCCAATTCAGTTTGTGTGCATTGGCGGTGGCGCAAAACGTGATGATGTGATCAAACAAGTCAATCAATTAGGGCTGAACAATTTCTTATTTCTGCCGTATCAAGATAAGCAAGTATTGCCCTATTCGCTAACAGCGTGTGATTTGTCATTGGTAAGTGTCGATGCATCTAGTGAAAGTTTGGTTGTTCCTAGCAAGCTTTACTCAGCTTTAGCATCTGGAAGACCAGTAGGAGTGATTTGTTCGAGGTCTTCTTACCTGAGACAATTTATTTCCGAAGCTAAATGCGGTTGTACATTTGATAATGGAGATAGTTTGAATCTGGCTGAATTTATTCGCTTGCTCAGTCGGGATCAGCAACTAGGTGAGAAAATGGGCAGAGCAGGTCGTCAGTATTTGCGATCGCATTTCACGCCGAGGATTATCTCTCAACAATACCTTGATGTTTTACAGCAGGCGCTAATACCTGATTCTGATACAGTGATGACTATGTCCCAAAGCACGACAAAATAA
- a CDS encoding polysaccharide biosynthesis tyrosine autokinase: MENSSSQASSSDPSRNFVSPFIQSQSLSEGQNEEFNFPVFIGIIRRRALVITGVAIVAMVASLVYQKLNQKPLQYESNFQLLVEPVNDDNKVADVVAENNSGNMRGLDYDSQIQVLKSPEILGSIIQQLHTSYPDINYDSLLQALTINRLGETKIIDVRYTSNDTNKIKVVLDKISQEYLDYSREKRQTKLRQGIKFVEKELPFIQNRVDHIQKELQIFRQKNRFNDPNTEAERISTQITTLSEKRQTVDLQLAQARDNIALLQGEDGKIAALTNAPLYQQLLLQVRQLETQIATESTRLQEENPSIQGLKEKRDSLLPLLNLEAQRVLVIKFAELQTQFQTLEGQSQEMARVQQELEQKRKELPMLARRYTELQRKLQVATESLNRFLNTRETLQIQISQTELGWQLLQAPIQPNNPISSSNIKGGLLGGLAASIAVGIGVALLIEKVDKSYHSVDSLKENVKLPLLGNLPFEKQLQSSQSRIRKSGTPIVRVPNLLTDGIPGSVATQDKDYRKYSPKFLEALRVLYTNIQLLSSDRQIRSVVISSAIAGDGKSTVAFHLAQIATAMGQRVLLVDADLRQPTIHTLSDLNNKWGLSNLITTNLPMGEVIRELPSMNQLSVITAGPIPPDPTKLLSSEKMKRLMTDFHNSFDFVIYDAPPLVGLADASLIAPHTDGILLVVKIDKTESGVIQRALDRLTISRINALGMVANCQKSDFSGY, encoded by the coding sequence ATAGAGAATTCCTCTTCTCAAGCCTCAAGTTCTGACCCTAGTAGAAACTTTGTATCCCCATTTATTCAGTCTCAATCTTTGTCTGAAGGGCAAAATGAGGAATTTAATTTCCCTGTATTTATCGGGATTATCAGGCGACGAGCATTAGTGATTACCGGGGTAGCGATTGTGGCAATGGTAGCTTCTCTTGTCTACCAGAAGTTAAACCAGAAACCACTACAATATGAAAGCAATTTTCAGCTATTAGTGGAACCAGTGAATGATGACAACAAAGTGGCGGATGTTGTCGCCGAAAATAACTCTGGTAATATGAGGGGTCTAGATTACGACAGCCAAATTCAGGTTCTCAAAAGTCCGGAAATACTGGGAAGCATTATTCAGCAGTTGCATACTTCCTATCCAGATATCAACTATGATTCTCTACTCCAAGCGCTAACTATTAATCGCTTAGGTGAAACCAAAATTATAGACGTTCGCTATACCAGTAATGATACCAACAAAATTAAAGTAGTTCTGGACAAAATTTCTCAGGAATACTTGGATTACAGTCGGGAAAAGCGACAAACAAAATTACGTCAAGGGATTAAGTTTGTTGAAAAAGAACTCCCATTTATCCAAAATCGAGTTGATCATATCCAAAAAGAACTGCAAATTTTCCGGCAAAAAAACAGATTTAACGACCCAAATACCGAAGCAGAGAGAATTTCTACCCAAATAACCACTTTATCTGAGAAACGGCAAACTGTTGATTTACAGCTAGCACAAGCTCGCGACAATATTGCTCTGCTTCAAGGAGAAGATGGAAAAATAGCAGCGCTAACTAATGCTCCGCTGTATCAACAGTTGTTGCTTCAAGTCCGCCAATTGGAGACTCAGATTGCGACTGAATCAACTCGCTTACAAGAAGAAAATCCCAGTATTCAAGGCTTGAAGGAGAAAAGGGACAGTTTATTACCTTTGCTAAACCTGGAGGCTCAACGGGTTTTAGTGATAAAATTTGCAGAGTTACAGACTCAATTTCAAACTCTCGAAGGACAAAGCCAAGAAATGGCTAGAGTTCAACAAGAATTGGAACAAAAACGCAAAGAATTGCCAATGTTGGCACGACGATACACTGAATTACAACGGAAGTTACAGGTAGCAACTGAGAGCCTCAATCGCTTCCTAAATACCCGCGAAACGCTGCAAATTCAGATATCTCAGACCGAGCTTGGTTGGCAATTATTACAGGCGCCAATTCAGCCAAATAACCCGATTTCTTCTTCAAATATTAAAGGGGGTTTGTTAGGAGGATTGGCTGCTAGTATTGCTGTAGGTATTGGCGTGGCCTTACTAATTGAAAAAGTTGACAAGAGCTACCATAGTGTTGATTCTCTCAAGGAGAATGTCAAGTTACCATTGTTAGGAAATCTTCCCTTTGAAAAGCAACTCCAGAGTAGTCAATCCCGCATTCGCAAATCAGGAACTCCCATAGTTAGAGTCCCAAATTTACTTACTGATGGTATTCCTGGGTCAGTTGCTACACAGGATAAAGACTACAGAAAATATTCACCAAAATTTCTGGAAGCTTTACGAGTACTTTATACAAATATTCAACTCCTCAGTTCAGATCGCCAGATTCGCTCTGTAGTTATCAGTTCAGCAATCGCTGGTGACGGTAAATCTACGGTCGCGTTCCATCTAGCTCAAATAGCTACAGCAATGGGACAACGAGTATTACTTGTGGATGCTGATTTACGCCAACCCACAATTCACACCCTATCAGATTTAAATAACAAATGGGGATTGAGTAATTTAATTACGACAAACTTACCAATGGGAGAAGTGATCCGCGAACTTCCTTCTATGAACCAATTATCTGTGATCACCGCAGGACCAATACCCCCTGACCCCACTAAGTTGCTCTCATCTGAAAAAATGAAGCGACTGATGACAGATTTTCATAACAGCTTTGATTTTGTGATTTATGATGCACCCCCTTTGGTTGGACTGGCTGACGCTAGCCTCATAGCACCCCACACAGATGGGATTTTGCTGGTGGTGAAAATTGATAAAACAGAGTCTGGGGTGATCCAACGAGCTTTAGACCGCTTGACAATTTCCCGAATCAATGCATTAGGTATGGTTGCCAATTGTCAAAAAAGCGACTTCAGCGGTTATTAG